The segment CACATCACATGGAATCTGGACCCCTCTTCCAGCAGAAGGCTCCTACTCAATGGCCATGATCTTTTTGTGCTAATTCTGCTTGGAAGAAACCATTGCTTTGTATGTGACACCACTGTTTGTGGAGTGCTTTGAGTTTTGTCCAGGAGATTGAACAAGACATGCCCAGAGCACAGGATCGCTGGTGGGGTGGGAGCTCCTTCGGCCTGTGGAGCTGTTGCCCACCTCACTTTGGTCCTCTTTTGCCGTTTTCCAGACACGGTGCTTTATTGGGAATTCTGGTCTTGTGCCTTATGGGGAATGgtaccatctttttttctggtcttgTGCCTTATCGGGAATGGTACCATCTTTTCTGGTCTggtaaaagcctgcctgttagATGCGGCAAAAGCTACTCTTGGTTGGGCTATGGAGCTCCAGAGGGAAGCCTAGGTGCCGTCCGTAAGACAGTAGCGAACTCTGCAGGTTCGGCATCAGtggtctggttttgtgttttcgGTAATCTGCATTATttgtaatctgtattattcgttCCACAGGTTCGGCAActgtgttctggttttgtattttcggTAATCTATATTATTCGTTACGTggaattttgtttggtttttgttgtctGGTGTTGGTCtggactgttataaaatgccaCCGATACCCAGGTCATCACTGTTAGGGTGTATTttgatgcattggaaagaggggTGGTTTGGGCaagacatgcaaaaaaagaaattggttgagtattgCAATGTATGGTGGACACAGTATAATTTAGAGGATCAAGTGTGTtggccagaaaatggaactttagaTTATAATACCCTCCTACAATTGATGTTATTTTGTAAGAGCAAGGGCAAATGGGATGAAGTACCATATGtagaattgttttttattttaagaggggATGAGGAATGGAAAAAGGCGTGTGGCATAATGGTTGTTAGCACAAAATCGGATGAGCAACATGagggatgtgtgactgagaagaaatgtacGAAATCTCTGGCAGCggaaaatgtctttcttttgcttttcagaagtcaTAAGAGTTTGGGACACTGTGTCTGAGTACATGCTGCAGCAGATTGCACTGAACAAGGTGGGggtttcctcctcttcctcctggtaCCTGGATGCTCGCAGTAGCCCAGTCAGGTGCCTCCTCTGACACCGAGGCCTCCTGAGATGTCTCCAGGAAAGCCTGATGAACAAGGCAGAGgtaaggggagggagaaagaagacaaagtaatGCATGGGTCCTGACAGAGGCTTGCCAATTTCTGCTATGTCCATTAGAGCCTGGAAAAATGGCTCCAGTCCACCCTTACGCTGAAGAGCAACTTTTCCCTTGCAGGGTGTCTTTCTGAGAAAATCTTCATTAATCAAGGGAGGTTTTGGCCCAAGATATCTAATCAATTTGAAATGGACTTTGTGGAAGGGTGTATATAAGCCAGCAGACAGGTGAGATTCTTGTAGAAATGTATAGATGCTGTCCTTTTGTCCTGGGGGAgcaggggatttttttcatgGGCATGTTGACTGTTTTGGCTCTCTGGACATGTTCCCTAGGCTGGGCATTTTCTCACGTAAGGACAAatgtgctttgggtttttttcacactcTCATGTGGGCTGTCCTGTTTCAGGACTGGAGgatcttctctccctctttaaATTGAAGTGAAGTCGTCTCTGGTTTTTGGGTATCACAATACTCTactgggcaggaggagatggagtttTTCCTGCAGGCAATAGCTTTTCTCCCACATCCCTGTCTCTTTTCACTCTGTGCCCCAGCGATAaagctccctgcagccccaggccCTCCAGGGTGACCACCAGATAGTCCTTGTCAGTGGGGAGCTCCGCAGGAGATGTTCATGTCAAATGATGAAAATCAGGCCCAGTCCTGAGCATCCCGAGCTCCTCTCTCTGTGTGGGAGAAGGCAAGGAGCAAGTGACACAGTTACACTGCACAACCCCCTTCTGCTGCAGGGGCAGGTGCACAACTCACAAGCTGTGCTTGCTGAGGAGATGTTGGTGTATCTGACAGAGCTCAAACTCTGCttgctctgtattttcagtgtgGCACTGCAAATTGTGGGGAAGTCCCTGCTGAAGGGTAGGACCCCAAGTCAACCACCGCCGCCAGGAGGAGCGCATGCACAAGGGAAGTCCACCTGCGCCCAAAGCCGACCGCGCCTCAGACACTGCTCTATGGACACGTGTGGCCTGCCAGGTGGAGTTTGTCATACCTCCCCAGGACTGAGGTGGAGCAAAGGCAGGGTCTCAAGGAGGAAGCAGGTGTATGTGCCTGTGAAGATCTCTGTGCAGCTGTAAGTGTGGGGAGTTCCTGCTATGTTCTGGTGCAGTTTCAGGGCAGAAAGTCAACACTCAGTCAAGATCCTGGCCCTGAGCCAGGATGGGGCGAGATACAGCAGCCTCGCGTTTCCCCTGgccagggacagggcagggctgggacaggATGGCTCTCAGGTCCCGAGACCAACTTTGTCCTTTCTCTTGCAGCCACACTGCCCTGCTAGCCATCCAGCAGGTtgggaagagcagaaggaagggcTGGAAGCCAGAGCACCTCTGGTTCCTTGGATGCATCTCTTCGAGCAGAGGTGGTGTTGTGCCCTCCTGCACTGCCTTCTTctccccagccagcagcaggggaCAGGATGCACCTCCTGAACTGTGTGAGAAGGTGCcaggagctgcttctgcctggaGGAGTCAAGAGTCCCATCAGCCTctgcagaactgaagaaaatgtggCACATCAGAGCCTAGGCAGGACTCCTCTAAGTGGTAGCGACCAGCCTGTACTTGAAATGgatctgctggaaataaaaatgctactgCAAACCTCAGGCGGAGTGGACAGCCAGAGTCTGGCTGTGGTGGCGGGATAGGATAACCTGGGCAGAGGTTCCTGAAGCCATTTCTGAGGCCTTTGAGTACTATGATTTCTGTGAGGGCGGTGAGAGAAGACACAGTCATTGCGTTCGGTCCCCCATAACGGCAGTGGGACAAGGAGCCAGCAGAGGCTGTCCCTGGCAGCAGGGGGCAGAGCCTGGGATGGTGAAAATGCACTGCCTTGCAGAGTGCCAGCCAGCTATgtccccctcccttctctgcaTCACTGACAGGATAAGGGGTCCTCGTGTCCAGCTTGGATACCGGCATCCAAAGTGACAGGCCCCGATCAGCAGGGCTGAAACAAAATCAGTGCCCCATGGATGATCCGTATCACGTTGCTCTGTGCACTCTATAACTGTAACTTCTTGCATTGCTGTGatcagtagaattgtgctgtgctgctgtgactgTACCTTCTCCAGCA is part of the Cuculus canorus isolate bCucCan1 chromosome 27, bCucCan1.pri, whole genome shotgun sequence genome and harbors:
- the LOC128849229 gene encoding uncharacterized protein LOC128849229; the protein is MNKAEGVFLRKSSLIKGGFGPRYLINLKWTLWKGVYKPADSVALQIVGKSLLKGRTPSQPPPPGGAHAQGKSTCAQSRPRLRHCSMDTCGLPGGVCHTSPGLRWSKGRVSRRKQVYVPVKISVQLHTALLAIQQVGKSRRKGWKPEHLWFLGCISSSRGGVVPSCTAFFSPASSRGQDAPPELCEKVPGAASAWRSQESHQPLQN